Within Pueribacillus theae, the genomic segment TCACCTTGTTTTACATTAGTACCATTCAAATATACATAAATAGCTTTTTGGTTATCAAAATAAAGATACGCTCCATTTTCATTTTTAACGTCGTGAATAAACGATTGAATATCTCTATTAACATCCTTCTCACTTATTTTGGAAAAAGATAATTGTGAACCACATCCAGATAATAAACTGATGATTACAAGTACCGATATAAACTTCCTCACTATAACACCCCCAAAGAATACAGCAGATAACTTCAATCATACGATTACAATTTACTGGAAAGGCGTTTTCAGCAAAATACAGGGCTTTTGAGTACTTTGGTTCCCATTTCTTTTCCTAAGTACCGAACCGTTTTGCCCCCATTTATTTAATCTTATAAATTTCTACTCTTTTCACCTTGCCGAATGATAACATTTACCGAGTTCGCTTCACCACCATCAATGCGGCTTTTCATTTTTGATAGATCAATATCAGTTTCAAGTTTAATTCGCTTTCGTTCTTTTCCTTTTAACTTAGTTTCAAAAGGTGCACCGGAATTCATCAATGATACCATTGGTATATCCTCTTCAAATGGATAGTGCTCATAAAAAATAATATCGAAGGAAACATCATTTTTACTATGGTTTTTAAAAGTTAGCTCACACATACCTCGTAATGTATTTTCCCCTGTCTTGTTGAATCTACAAATGCTTGTATCCTGTTCGTAAGAAATTGCATAGATGCCTGCTGCTACCGTCTTTTGATAGGCAATTACAAGAAATTGCGGGAAAACCAATATAAAAATAACCGCAATTAATATGGAGCGAACACGATATTTCTTTAGCGATTTAGCAAGGAAATATAAGCCAGCAAATAGGAAAAGCAAAGTTGTAATTCCTACGTAATGAAAACCATTAGCAGATCGAATAGGTATGTTTAGCACCGAAATAACTGCCTCACTATAAGGGATGTTATGTGGAAAAGGAAAATTCAATACCATTGTGATTATGAAAAGACCAACAGCAAAAAATAAATAAACCTTATTATTTATCAAATAGCTTCCCCCTTGTTTAACCCTTGCACCCGTTAGCCGTAATAAGTAAGTTTAAACTATGAATATTGTGATTTAATATCCGAAAAATAAAAAATTACAGCAGTTACAATACATAAAACGCCACCCAATAAAGAAATATAAAAAAAGATTTGTCCGCCAATCGTTACGGAGTTAAAAAATAAAAAAGCTAAGCATGCTAAAACTCCGCCTAAGAAAGATTGATAAAAAATAAACCATTTAGGCTTTCCCTTTAAGAAATGGAATCCAAGAAGAATGAGCAAATAAAAACTGCTTATTACCATAATGATAGGAAATGTAGGATGAAATTTCGCAGCGTAAACAAAATGATCAAGTTGTGAAATTTGATGAATATTTTGAATAGCCCTTCCATATAAAAATTGAGAAAATGGCGTTGAATACTTCCATTCCCAAGGATCATCCAAGATGGCACTTCCTTCATACCATGAAGCGAATGTTGAGAAGATCAACAAAACCAAAGCAAAGCAATACTGAATGATATAAATCACTATCATCTTACTCCTCTCTTATTTTATGATTTTCAGAAGATAGAGTACAAATATATTCAGACCCCAAATCGTATTCAAACCCATGAGAATATAGAGCATAATAAACCAATTGTCCTGCGATAACATTAAATATGACTTGAAGAAAATTAAAGCTTATATTCATAGATAGCCCATGGCAGCCACAAAACAGGTTCAGTTCCAATTTCTTCACCATTGCTATACTCACAATACGTTATCGCTTCTTCAAGAGTTGGAATACATCCATTTTCGTTTAAGGAAAAATTAAATTTGGCATGATAATCTTTTTCTAATCCATTACATATATAAGAATGAAACTTGCCAAATTCAAATCCTAAAACTTCATAACCTCTCATTTCCGCTCCTTTTTCCATAATTAAAACTTTATTTATTAATAATTTTTCTATCCCATAACGCTCTTTATCCGGCTTTAACAAGGTCTCTTCTTGCCCAAGAAATTCATCCACAAAAATTTCAGGCAGCCCAATCCCAAGAATTTTTATATCTTTACATTGATACAAATACTGATTACAAAATTCTTTTGCCAGATCAATTGTTGTAAATAGTTGAGGAAATGAAAAAGTTTTCTCTTCGAACTTCTTATCAATCCATTTTTCCATTTCATCATAGGTATTCATTGAAATACCCAATTCCTGGGCATATTTTTGTTTGTCCTTATTGGAACCTTCCCACAAAACATCAATATTGGGGTGAAAGTTACAGATACATTCGCTTGCCGAAACTATTTTATCCGGCAATAAATTTTTATCCATATAATCAGCGCGTTCCAGAGGGGTGGCAACATAATATCCACCAGAAAAATACTTCACATAGAACACCTCATTCAATAGCACACTTCCTAATTTAAAAAGAACACTCTGTAAATTTAAGTGTTTATTTTTCGTGCATTTTTAAGGAGCTTCTAAGTTGAAAGTCCTTATTTAAGATACCAGTTAATAAATGTTTGTTCATCACATATAACGGCTTCCCAATTCATCGATTGAACGATATACTCAATATTTTTATCTTTCGCAAAGAACAAAGTTGTAAAGGAGTCGTATAAACTCATAAAAGCAAAATCTACATTTTCATCCGTCAAAATTAACTCACTACTTGAAAGGGCACATATTTCTAAAGGCGTCGTCTCGTTTATGTTCAATAATCCACTATTATCGAAGATAGGATCTGAAAAATAAAATTCACTAGCTCCTTTTGAGGCAAGAACCTTAAGTATACTATTGATCATAAACACGGATATGCTATCTTCAGTTGGATAAAAAAGGGTTGGTTTAAGGCTGGAATTTAACTTATCAGCTAAATCCTTTCTTTCATATTCTTTCCTGAAAGCACCGATGGAAGTTAATAGGGCAACCGCTAGTTCTTTGTATGATTTCAATCCACTACAAGACATAACTTCCCACCAGGAAACCGATTTACCAAGATTAAAGGTCTCTTCATCACTGGGATAGATGTGTTGATAGGGATTTTTTCTCTTCTTTTTTTCCCACCCTGAAGGCATCTGAACAAAAGGGTGGAGCAATATTGCTGCGGATTTAAAATTATCTGGTAGTTGATTTAATATAGGAGACTTGTCATCTATCCAAATATAATCTAACAAAATATAACCTCCCAATTAAGTTAAATCTCGATGTAAAAAGTAGAGTTAAAGAATAATCAGCGATTAAAGAGAAATCAATCTAAGGTTGCTTTTATATCATTTTTATAAAACAACAACTTGTTCACAGAGAAGTTCAAAGCTCTTGGTTTTCCATTGATTGTTAGCCTTATATTAATTGTCAAAGGCCAATCAATCTGTTTAACCATATCTTCCAGGGCATAGTACTCGTCTTCTCTATCGTTATAAAAAACAACTGAACTAATGAATACCTCGTTACTATCAACATCAAGACTACACATCATAGGAAAATTATCCCCATTATTTGTAGTTAATTCTCCCGCCACTATCGAACCATTTAACTCTTCAGTAAAATTTTTAGTTTTTGATGGCCTTACCCATGTCTCGTCTTGTTTTTCATTGTTTTCATCTTCTATTGCCCATTCCCATATGGGATTCTCCTTTAAATCCTGTATCGTTAAATCATGAACTGGTTTACTTTTATACATTCAATATCATCTCCTTTTGTCCTGTCACATGAAGAATTCCACGAAGCTAATAGTAACTTCCTCCTACTATTTCTAAAATATATCGGATATTTTAAATATATACATATCAGGAAGTTTATCTGCCTTCCTAGAAATTTCCGCTCTTAAACTTTCCCTTCCCTTTATAATGATTTCATCTTTTTTTATTATAATTTTTCCAAAACTATACGGAGCCCAATAAGTATGAATATAGTCAATATGTGCAATACCTGATTTTCCCGTTTTCAAATCTGTCACTCTAAGTTTGTATTCAGCTTTATCTAAATGGCTATTAGGGACCTTATATATGATCTCAACAAAATAATTCTTATTTTGTTTTGACATGTAGGTTAGCTCCATGTCTCGTCCATTATTTTTAATAATATGAATAACTTCTTCAATTTTCTCTTTTTCTAAATGATCAAAGTCGGCAATTAATCTCAATCCGTCACAGACACTTCGGAACAGCATCTTAGATTTCCCAGTATCATCAGAAGACAGATATGTTGATAAATCTAAAGTTGAGTAGGTATATTTATGCCAAGCATCTAATGCTATTTCCTGTTTGGCTTGTTCCAGCGTTTCAGCAATATTCACGTATATTTCATCGTAATTAGGAAGTAGAACCTTGGCTTTTCTTAATAAATTGCTAAATATTTCTGAATAGATATAGTCAAAAGGGGCTAAAGTACCTTTATCGAACTGGTTATATATGCGGATTCCAATAATGTTTCTTGTTAGAGGACGGGGGTTAATGGAGTAGCCATGTATTAAACAATCCGTTCTTTTTACTTGATTATAAAACTTTATTTCCTGTTCAGCTTTCGCATATTTTTTTAACTCTTCAATCGTTTTTGGAACAAATTGGAGCACTTTTTTGTAATCATTAAGTAGTTCATCTTCCTTATAATCAAGCGGTTGTTTACGTTCAATAAACGGAACCTTTTTTATAGCTTCTTCAACTTTAAATAATCCTTCTTGGAAAATCTCTAAATTTAACTTGTTTGAAGCGTTAAAATTCATAGTTAATTCCACTTCGGCAATGGTTTTATAAAGAGATTTAAGTTTAAGTTTTCTTGTTGAGGGAGCGTTATGAATAAACCGTATAAGAATGCATTCAAAAGTTTGTCCATGATATTTGCCTATTAAATGTTCATTTAAAAATGTCTCTAGCAAGTTTAATGATACATTTTTTGTTTCTTTATTTTTGAAATCTTTATATTCAATTAGAAATCTCATAGCATTTCCCTTTCAACATAGCGTAATCTGTTTGCTAATTATTGTTTACATTTTTCAGACATTAATTTCATTAATTTACCACAAAGGTTAATAATCAAAAAAGATAACGCTCCTAAGATTACTGCTCATAACTCAATTAAGTATGATCATAATTTGCAAAATGCAGGGCTCGCATCGCATCAACCGTGTGATTGCCCCAGTGTATTTGAAAATTCAGTTTCCATTCCCAAATAGCCTCTCTATACTTCCTGTTTTCATACAAAAGGATGCCTCTTTTAACATCGATATAAATATCCAAAAGATCATCAGACAAACTTGCCTCTACTGGTTCCTCCAGTTGATATGGGTTAAAAACTTCCCAATAATGATTCTTATCCGTCTAACGTCCCATTTCTGAATCCTTATCGATTCATTTTTTCATGTTATTTTCTTTTTGGAAAGTCATCCCGTATAAGCATTTATCATACAGAAATTGCTTTAATTGTTTTGAATCGTTTGTTTCATAAAATTTTGAAAGTAGTACATGAAACTCTTTTAGGTTTTCTTCCTTAACTGTGACAATTCCACTCCCGCTCTCAATTAGCAACTTATTAGCGCAGATGTTGCTCGTTCGCTTATTCCCGTCCCAAAACAATTGACTTCTCATGGCCCAAACATAATAGCTTAATGCACGATCCACGTCATTTTCAATCTCCATGATCTCTTTAATCTTTTTTTCGACCTTTTCTCTTTCAGGGACTTCAGGAACATGACTCACCCCATGAATCCCTACATTTCCGTCTCTCAAAACTCCCCAATTTAAACTTTCGTTTCTTGCAACATTCTCATTTACTTTACAAGCAAATTCTAACGAAAACGGTTTATCAATATTATCTAAAGTATATCTCCATGCATCTCTCAAATTTAAAATAACTTGAACATCATCCATGCTCAATCCACCGACACTTACACCGTTCAAGATGGTTTGAGTTTCTGGGAATGTGATATTTACATTTTCCAACTTTGCTGTATGATAAATATTTTCTACGATTGTTTTTTTCGCCAAAAAAACATTCTGTTCCTTTGTTAAATGAAATTTCTTTTCCATCCGGGGTTCCTCCTGTGAACAGCCATTTGGTTATATTATACAAAAATTAACGTTCATATCCATCCAGCATGCGATTAAATTCTTCCGTTAAAACTTGTTTACTTATCTTTAAAAGGATCATCCTCCCAAATATTTGACCAAAGATTCTTACCTTTCGACTAACTTTCCCCTTGCTTCAACCATCCCTTGTTGAAGAAATGCACCGTTCGTTGAAGAAGGAACCTTGTAGATTAATCATCTAAAAAATCATTTCCAACCTTCAACGTTTGAAAAGGACTCATAATCACATCCTGTGATATATTCAAACTCTTTTCCAGTTCTTCTTTTATATGCATCAGATGCTATTGAAAGTAATGGTTCAAATGGGCCATCCTTGGGCATGTTTTTAGGGTTAACGAGAGTTGACTCAAAAAATTCTTTTCCTTTAGCAAGCACTGAACATCTGAAATATAAGAATAAATCCGCAGAGAAGTAGTTTTGTTTTTCATCATATGAATATTTCCCTATGTTTTTTGCGTGTTCCTTCGTATCTAATAAATAAAGTTTGTAAGCCAAGGCTTCTTCGAATTGCTTTATATCTCTTACACTCTTTTTTGCCAGTTGATCAACTGCAGGTTCTATGATTTCTTCTTCACATTCAGCATTAAAATTAAGAAGGGAAATAATAGACCAAAACGAATCATCTTCCATCCTCTTTTTCGGTTTTTGAATTGTATTGAATTTTTTATACCTTTCCTCTTCTTCCCGAATTTCTCTTTCAAAGTTTTCTCTATCATTTTCCCAACGCCACTCTAAGAAAGCTTCTATACCAGTAGAATTATCCCACTTTTCATGAAAAGAATGACATTTTATTTTTCTTTCCTTTTCACTCAGAGGAATATTACCAATATAAATAACATCTTTAGGAACCTTGCCATCAACCCATACTAAAGCACGATCATTATCATAAAAAAAACGATTTTGAATAAGAACTTCTTTTAAAATTTCATTTTCAATTGATGGAATGTCAGTTCCAATATAAGGTGTTGTAGCTAAAAGGTATGAACTATCTATTTTATGAAGGATTCTTATTGCCCCGAATTCACCATTTGGCAAAATTACGGCATATATATCTCCAATCGCAGCAGTTTTTTTTGTTTTACTTTTTTGACTATCCAATTTTGATTCCCTCCTGAAACCCGAAAGGCAGTATTATTGATTACATTCATAATAAAAAACTAAC encodes:
- a CDS encoding YjdJ family protein, with protein sequence MIVIYIIQYCFALVLLIFSTFASWYEGSAILDDPWEWKYSTPFSQFLYGRAIQNIHQISQLDHFVYAAKFHPTFPIIMVISSFYLLILLGFHFLKGKPKWFIFYQSFLGGVLACLAFLFFNSVTIGGQIFFYISLLGGVLCIVTAVIFYFSDIKSQYS
- a CDS encoding DUF2711 family protein; this translates as MGGYILLDYIWIDDKSPILNQLPDNFKSAAILLHPFVQMPSGWEKKKRKNPYQHIYPSDEETFNLGKSVSWWEVMSCSGLKSYKELAVALLTSIGAFRKEYERKDLADKLNSSLKPTLFYPTEDSISVFMINSILKVLASKGASEFYFSDPIFDNSGLLNINETTPLEICALSSSELILTDENVDFAFMSLYDSFTTLFFAKDKNIEYIVQSMNWEAVICDEQTFINWYLK
- a CDS encoding Fic family protein, with translation MEKKFHLTKEQNVFLAKKTIVENIYHTAKLENVNITFPETQTILNGVSVGGLSMDDVQVILNLRDAWRYTLDNIDKPFSLEFACKVNENVARNESLNWGVLRDGNVGIHGVSHVPEVPEREKVEKKIKEIMEIENDVDRALSYYVWAMRSQLFWDGNKRTSNICANKLLIESGSGIVTVKEENLKEFHVLLSKFYETNDSKQLKQFLYDKCLYGMTFQKENNMKK
- a CDS encoding DUF4240 domain-containing protein; amino-acid sequence: MDSQKSKTKKTAAIGDIYAVILPNGEFGAIRILHKIDSSYLLATTPYIGTDIPSIENEILKEVLIQNRFFYDNDRALVWVDGKVPKDVIYIGNIPLSEKERKIKCHSFHEKWDNSTGIEAFLEWRWENDRENFEREIREEEERYKKFNTIQKPKKRMEDDSFWSIISLLNFNAECEEEIIEPAVDQLAKKSVRDIKQFEEALAYKLYLLDTKEHAKNIGKYSYDEKQNYFSADLFLYFRCSVLAKGKEFFESTLVNPKNMPKDGPFEPLLSIASDAYKRRTGKEFEYITGCDYESFSNVEGWK